One Gossypium raimondii isolate GPD5lz chromosome 3, ASM2569854v1, whole genome shotgun sequence genomic window carries:
- the LOC105794619 gene encoding uncharacterized protein LOC105794619 — MSSLVAKIYSGFTFVATCAVNTKVDMRFNVKQAYWLSDRIRVRIMQMVRKENLGDRITAFHPACFTIWEEKWWSTAARR, encoded by the exons ATGTCATCTCTTGTTGCTAAGATTTATAGTGGATTTACTTTTGTTGCTACATGTGCAGTTAACACCAAGGTGGACATGCGGTTCAATGTAAAACAGGCTTATTGGCTTAGTGACAGGATTAGAGTGAGGATTATGCAAATG GTGAGGAAAGAAAATTTAGGAGACAGAATTACAGCATTTCACCCTGCTTGTTTCACCATTTGGGAAG aaaaatggtGGAGTACTGCTGCAAGAAGATGA